The DNA region CGATAATTTCGGATAAATACTGATCTCCATAATATTTTGAGAGGATACTGACTTTTTAGTAAAAAGTCAGTCCCAACACCCAGCGATGAAGTCGCTGGTTCTTTAAGAAATTTTTGCATCGAATAATTCCGAATGAATGAAGACGAATTAAGAGAAGATCGGTTATTATTCGATAAGATTTTTATCTTTTTATTTTATCGAAATATATAGGTTTTTCTCTAATACAACTTTTGGGGACAAAAGTAGCAAAATCCTAAGCTTTTTAGAAAAGCTTAACCAAAACCAACATCCATTAAGACAATATTATCGTTATTGTACTATTCAATCTGGTGAGTACTCCAGATTGAACCAGCTTCACTAACCTTGCGGTTAGAATTCCGCTGGTGATGGTGTTTTTATGTTAAGAACATGGTATTGAAGAAGGAAAAGAAAGGTCAAAATCTGTTCCCAATTCCCTAAAAACTGTTCCCTCTGAAACGATAGGCTCAGCCGTCTGTCCTTTTAAATAGTTGTCATATCGAACGAAGTGAGATATCTTTTCTTGCATTTTCAATTAAACAAAGCTCTTCAACCTGATATAATTATCGATTTTTTTAATTTAAACCTTTGACAAAGTTAGATTTAGTTGTTAAAATAATATTGTTCATTTGGAATAATAGGATATAAATTTGAGAGAGATATTAGTTAGTGAAATACTCGTTAGTAATGAAAAGAGAATAGCTTTGAAATCAAAGTATGCTGAAGCTATAATAAAAATAGTTAAAGGTATTGAGGGAAGAGTTTGGTGTAATTCTAATAAAAATTGGTTTTTTGAAGGACAAGATGGTGGTCAATATTCAAAAAGATGCATTCAAAATATATTTAAAGACGCTCTAGAGAAGAGTGGAATAAAAAAATGGGCTTCAGTTCACACTCTTAGCATTCTTTTGCAGCTTATCTTCTTGAATCAGGTTACGACATTAGAACAATACAGGAATTATTAGGACATACAAATGTGGAGACGACTATGATTTATACTCATGTGATTAATCAAGGTGGGAAAGGTGTTAGAAGCCCTGCAGATTTTTAGTATAGGTTGCCAAAATGGGCAACATATACAAGGAAAATATTAAGGAGAAAAGATGATTATATTCAATAATAACAAACAATTAACAATAAATAAGCAACATAGATTAGGTAGTCACGGAGAGCAACCTTTGCTATTTTCATTAGTACACCTAATCTTATGTTCTGCGGACGCCAAAAGCGCATAAAATTGTAGATAATTTTAGGATTAATTAAGATGAAAAAAGAAGTATACATTTTAATTGGCAAAAAAGGAAGTGGAAAAACATATATTGGAAATCTTATTGACTTACAATATAGTGTCAAATTTATTCGTGTTGAAGATTGGGCTAATCAAATTAAGCGAGATCGGTCTATTAATGATGAATCGTACATTTCCGAAGTTTTTCATTCTATAGAAAATGGAATCAGAAACGTTCTTTTAGAGTATAACAGAGTTATTTTTGAATCTACTGGTCTCACTAAATATTTTGATGAAATGTTACATAGCTTGAAGAATGATTTCAAGGTCGTTACAATAAGAATACTTTCTGATTCTGAAAAATGTTTACATAGAGTGCGTTCAAGAGATCAATCAATTCATATAAATGTTTCTGATGAACAAGTTTTAATGATTAACAATAAGGTAGATGAAAAAAATATGTTTACAGATTTTGAGATAAATAACAATGATTCACAAGAAAATCTGAAGATAGGAATAGCAAATATATTTGATAACATTAAATATTAAATTGTATTCAGAAAATAATACGATTCGCAGAACAACGCCTTCAACCTGACTCGCCTATTGTCACGGTTCTTGCGAACCGCTTCGCGTTTCTGTGCAAGAACCGCGCCAATGACAGCTCGCAGGTTAAGGCAATGTTAGGCCAATTATAGAGTCCATTGCATTAAAGGTAAAAAAGTGGGATTCCCTAAAGAAGTAAAAGACCAAATATTTGTAGATACCGCTAGACATTGCTGCGTATGCCACAGGTATAAAGGTGTAAAAGTAGAGGTGCACCATATTAAGCAGGAAGCATTAGGAGGTGAAAATACCTATGAAAATGCTATTTCGCTATGCTTTGACTGTCATTGTGATGCCGGTCACTATAATCCTAAACACCCTCGAGGAACTAAGTTTTCCCCTTCTGAACTTAAGAAAGCTAAGCAAAATTGGATTGACTTAGTTAAGACGAATAATATCAAAGAACCTTCAGATCCTGACGCCTTCTTGTGCCAATATTTCGTGTGTGAAAATTATGAAAGCCTCGTTGAAATTGATAATGGTGATCTATCGAAGTTTCCTGTAGAAAACCCGCTTATTGTGAAGAATGAGATTCTTAAATCCCTTGGAAAAATAATTAGAAATCATCCTGAATCCTATCGGCACGCTAACGCTTGGGGAGAGCATTACAACGGAAGGGACGAGTATCTTGAAAAACATCCTGATGCTTTAGTGAAAAGTGAAACAGACGACAAATACTCATACTTTGAAGTAGTTAGAACACCTACTAGGGATGAGCTTAAAAAAATAGCCGCTAAGGATGGTGTCCTAAAGTTGATGTTAGAACAAGAAGTACCAATTGAAAACGTATCTTGCATTGTCGGATGTTATGAAGATGCATGTGGCGGAGTTGAACTTCAAGAGGAATATATTTTCAGAAGGGTTTGGTGTGCTTTTCTAGCAATCACCAATATTTCAGATCAACCTTTGGCTTTGGATGCAGTTGAAGCCTCTATAAATATTGATAGTGGCTTTTCTGCGTTTCAATTACAAAATAATAGCGTGCAGCATATTGATCTACCTAAAGTCCCAATAAAGCCGGGCGCAACGGCCATTCTACCTATAGCTGTTGTTCTACCTCCCCTTTACTCATTAGCCCGAGAAGAATGGTCGTCAACTAGCTCTGGAGGGTGGACAGAGCAAGTTCAGGTAGTAACTCATGGCGGTGTGACATCAGAAAATCTTAGTGATACTTATACCTATGGTGATTCTATATTACCTGTTGGGTTGCGCTATAAGAAAGATGGCAATATATACACGCAAGAAATGCATCAATTTGATTTAACGAATATGTATTGCATTGATCGCCATTGGCAATGTGGGTCTTGCCCTCACCTATTCTTTGTAAGCGATGAAAAAATGTATCAGCGAGAGCTGCTTGCTCATTGTGAAAACTTTATCGGAGAAGACAGTTTTTCAATACCCTGTGGAGTTGATTCAGTTATCATCGCTGAAATTGAAGATGAAATAACAGAGATTCACGAAATCTACATAGATAAACAGCTGTACCTTAGCAATCTAACACTTCACAAAAATGAATATATTGAAATTCCCGTAACGAATAACAATGAAGTTATGATAGTCGGCCAATACATTCCTGACGGCCCATCAAATAAGACTATACCTCAAGGGATAAAGAGAAATGAACTTGTTGCTCAGTTCATGCATAGCTTATCAAAATGGCCTAACAAGAGCGTGCACGGGATTCCGTCGCTGGTGCGCCTCCACCAGTGACGCTGGCGTTAGTAAATTAAGAAGGATGGAAATGAGGAATATCCAAAATCCAACCGATAACACAGGCTATATGCCATTAACACGGCATATAGCCTTAACCGTTAGGTATATCTAAAATTACACATTCGATATTTTTGCCATGTTAGTATAATGAATAAAAAAGCTCTTATGTTTTTGGACACGGGCTCGTCAATGTCTATAATGACTTTCAGAAATAAAATATGATTATATAAAAAAAATTATATTAACTATACAATCTTTAATCTACCTCCCAACCAAAGCATCCTCACTTATCTCCTAATAATAATTATAATTTCTATTGATTTATCGCTTTTGAATTTATATTATGTAACTAGTTACGTATCTAAACACAAAGGAGTACTTATGAAATTTATCTATGCCGTACTGTTGATGATAATCGCAGTTTTACCGTTAACTAAGTTTAAAGCTTATGGAGTTGAAATGGAAAAATGTAAACAACTGGTTGATTCACTTTCTGATAGACTTAACAAAACTTATGTTTTCCCTGATAAGGCTTTAGAGATGGAAAAAATTCTTAAAAAGAATTTGAAGAAGTACAACAAAATTGAAAGTGATCATGAATTAGCCCAAGAACTTACAAAGGATATGAGATCTGTCTACAATGATGGACATCTTGAAATATTTGTAATGCCACCCAGACCAGAAGGCAGCATGGTTAGATCCAATGAAGATATGGAAAAAGAGATGTCGATGCTTGCAAAATCAAAAAATTATCAATTTCAAAAAGTCGAAATATTGGATGGCAATCTTGGCTATCTGAGATTAAATGGTTTTGAAGACGTGACTTATGCTGGAGAAACTGCTGTTAGTGCAATGAACTTTCTTGCTAATACAGACGGTTTAATAATTGATTTAAGAGAAAATGGTGGCGGTAGTCCAAGCATGATCCAGTTGATATCTTCCTATTTTTTCGATGATGTTGTGCATCTAAATTCCTTCTATATTCGAGAAACAGGAGAAACAGAGCAGTATTGGACACAAAAGCATGTGCAAGGTAAAAAATATTTAGATAAACCTATCTATATTTTAACTTCTCACTATACATATTCAGCCGCAGAAGAGTTTTCATATAATTTAAAAAATCTAAAAAGAGCTACAATTGTTGGAGAAATTACTGGAGGAGGTGCTCACCCTGTTAATATGTATCCAATGCCAGAACTTGGGTTTATGTTGAAAATTCCATTTGGGAGAGCAGTAAATCCAATAACAAATGACAATTGGGAACAAGTAGGAGTAAAACCAGATATTGAATCTACTAAAGAATCTGCACTTGATGTTGCTATAAGTACATTATATCAGTCAATGATAGACAATCCGACTGAAGGAGTTAACAAAGAAGCTCTTCAATGGGCATTAGACGGATTAAATTTTAAAAACAATCCATATAAAATTGAAAACAATGATGATATAAGTGAATTTTGTGGAGTTTTTGGACCTAGAAAAATTCAACTGGAAGATGGAAAGTTAATCTATTCAAGAGGAAATAATCCTGCTGTAGCGATGATTCCTTTTAAAAAAGATTGGTTCATAATCGAAGGCGTAGCATTCTTTAGAATGGAATTTCGTAGGAACTCTGATGGTAAAATTGATGCGATTATCGGACATTATGATAATGGAAGAATGGATTTAACTGAGAAAAAGTAGTTATTTTGACAATGATATCAATTAAACAGGAATAAAATGGATTGGATAAAAAATCTTCAAAATCTTGGATTTGGATCTAGACTTAAAAGATTATCAGATCAGATAATGAATAGTGCGAATGAGGTTTACAAGGAACTTGGAATTGATTTTGAGTCAAGATGGTTTGTTACATTCAATCTCTTGTATAAATCAGAAAAGCCTTTATCAATTTCTGAATTAGCAAAAGCTTTGGGATTTTCACACCCGGCTGTTATTAAGATTACTAATATTCTTATAAAAAAAGAGCTAATTGTTTCAATGAAAGATAATAGTGACGAAAGAAAGCATCTTTTGCAATTATCAGATAGAGGCAAAAAACTGGCTAATGAGCTCGATCCTTTATGGACACAATTTAAAATTTCCACTAATGAACTTTTGGATGAGATTGAAATTGATATGAATATGGTTTTTGCTAAATTTGAAGAAGCTCTTTCAAGAAAATCATTAAGTATGAGAATTGTTGACAATTATAAGAATTATCTTTTAAGTAATATTACAATCAGGCGATACTCACCTGAATATAATCAGTATTTCAAGAGTTTAAATATTCAGTGGCTAGAAAAGTATTTTAAAGTAGAAGAAACTGACCTTGTACTTCTTGATAACCCTAAAATGATTATTGATAATAGCGGAATGATTCTTTTCGCTGAGTATGAAAATATGATAGTTGGAACTGCTGCTATTGTTAAGATAACATCAGACAAAGCAGAAATCTGCAAAATGGCAGTCTTTGAAGATTATCAGGGGAAACAGATTGGTAAAAAACTTCTTACAGAGATTATCAATTACTGTAAAGCTGCTAATTTTCAGGAAATAGTGCTTACAACTGATGAAAAATTATACAAAGCTATTTCTCTTTACAGAAGTTTTGGATTTAAAATTTGTGAGAAATCAGAGGCAAATTTGAAAGGATATGAAAGAGAAAAAAGTTGTATAGCCATGAAAATAACTCTGAGAAATAATGATGAAAATTAAATTAGCTATAATACTCCATTTTCTGATTTTTACTTTCGCTTCGCCAAAGAGTGTAAATAATTATCCTGAATCAGCAATATTGCTTGTAAATGGCTATATCTTTGATGTACATAATGGTAAATATATTACTGGTCATGATTTAGTCATAATTGATGACAAAATTGTTGAGATAGTCAGTCATGATAAAATTAGTAGACAGAACTTCTCTTCTATAATTGATCTTGAAGGAAAATATATTATCCCGGGTTTAATTGATTCTCATGTTCATCTAACTTCAATGCCCAATGAGAATTGTTTAGAAATCGCTCTTTTAAAAGGTGTTACAACAGTTCGAGATATGGGTGGTGATGGAAAGTATCTGCTTGATTTACAAAATGCAATACTTACAGAAGAAATTGTAGGACCTGATATCTACTTTTCTGCAGTGATGGGAGGCGAAAGATTTATCTCAAAGGATTCAAGAGTAAAGGTATCTACTCCACCAGAATATGAACTTGGAGAAGCTCCTTGGGCAAGACTTGTTACGCATAATAGCATTATTGCAGAAATAATTGATGACGCTATAAAATGTGGAGCAACTGGGATAAAAATTTATCAGGATCTTGATAAAGAGATTATTAAGAAACTATCTGAATGTGCAAAAGAAAAGGGTATAAAAGTTTGGGGACATGGTTTTGTATATCCTGCTAATTTTTACGATACGATTACTTCTGGTGTAGAAGTCGTTTCTCACGCTAATTCAATTGTTCTTAAAGATTCTTGGACTCCAGAAAGCAGAAACTCCATCGATATTGATACTACACTGATAAAAACACAAAAAATAGTCGAGTATTTTGAAATTATGAAAACTCGAAGTATCTACTACGATCCAACTTTGAAAATTATGGAGTATCTTTTCAAGACCTATAAAAATCAAGAAGATATCCATCAAACTTCAAATTATATTTACAAAGCTCTGAATATGGCTTATAATTATGGTGTAAAATTTGTCGCAGGAACAGATTATCCACTTCCATCTAAAAAATCAGAATTATTTCCATTACATGAGGAGATAATTTTTCTTGTAGAAAAAGCAGGTTTTAAGCCTTCTGATGCTATAATATCCGCAACACTTCATGGTGCTGAAATTCTTGGAATATCAGACTCCATTGGATCTATCGAAAATTGTAAAACAGCAAATCTTGTAATTTTAAAAGATGATCCTCTAACAGATATTAGGAACATAAGCTCTATTGACTTTGTCATTAAAAATGGTATAATTTATAAATGAGGTAATGTATGAAACTTGTAATATTAATTCTTATTTTTTCTTTGAATCTTCTTTTCCCGAAATCAGTGGATGATCTTTTGAATTTTGGTAATTTTAATGTTGAAGTTGTCAAACAGACAAAAATTTCAAGTTTTACCGGCGAAGATGGAGAATTATTAAAACCTTCGAAAAGAGATCTTCAATTTTATGAACTTGAACTGCAAATTACAGCGAATGAATCGGGTGAATTTTGTCTTTATCCCCACATGTTCAGTGGAATGTTTTACTATAGAGATGTTCCCAGAGTTATTAAAGCTTCAGCGTTAGGTACAAAAGTGAAAGAGAATAAGGTTGTCAAAGAATACTGGTATACTTTACCAGATGTTTCTGTTGCTATTGAAGTTGAAAAAGGCGAATCATTCAAAAGATATATTATTCTTGAAATTCCAAAAGAGGTAAAATCCTTTAAACTTATCGGACCGTCAGAGATTGGAATGGTCAAGCTTTAGTTATAATTGGTCATAATCTTATATTCTATTCTGGAGTTTATGATGAAACAAAAGACTATCTGTATTGTGCTATTAATAATGGTTTATTCGCTACTTGCAAGAAATGTAGAACAAGGATTTATAGAGTTTAAGCTAAAAATAGCAGAGGATATTAAAAATGGATATGATCAAATATTTTCAATAGATACACTTTTTACTGTCGATGGAATTGGTCAATTTGAACTTATCAAAGATTACAGTGCAATAATTGGTAGATTTAAATGGAAAAGTGATTGTGAGCATAAGGGATTTATGTTTTATATGACAGATATGGAAAAGAATAAGGAATTTCTTTTTCAATTCACCTGGGATTCTAAATTGGGTTTATCTGATATGTATGTTAATGGAGTTTTACTTAGAAAAGAAAATGATAAATTTTATAGGCCTTGGAGCCCTATCAATATTGATGAAAATCCAGTAGTTCACTCTCTTGACTCATCTGTAAGTAATCTAGTTTATCAACCAAAATTTTATACTTTTAGGGAAATAGCGAAAAGAGTTCCCGAAAAATTAAAAGAGAAGAACACTGAGTGCTTCATAAAAAAAAGTGATTTGATAGATCTTAATATTTATAAAAGAGATCTTATATATTCAAATAACCTTTCCTCCGAAAGTGATGTAGAAAATTGGCTTATTGAAGGACCTGCAAAAATAAGCTTTAAAGGTAACTCAATGATCGTAGAATCAGAAAGTCCAAATCCGCCTGATGCATTTTCAGGGAATTTTAATTTTTGGTGTCCTGAAACTTTTCCAGATAGTATAATGATCGAATGGGAGTTTATGCCAATAAATGATTTTGGTGTTTGTCATTTTTTCTTTTCAGCTTTAGGAGAGAATGGTGAAAAAATTACTGATCTAAGTTTAGCAGAACGCGATGGACACTATGAACAATATCACTCAGGCGATTTGAATAATTATTTCATAATCTACTTTTCAAATTGGAATATTTTGAGAACTACGAATTTTGCTATCTCTTCTCTCCATAAATCCACTCCTTACTCTTTTGTAAGTCACGGTACTAAAGGTGTTGATCCGCAAAAAAAAAAGTTTAATACAATTCAAGTATACAAAATAAAAGAGAGGATTATGCTCAAGATAGACGGAGAGATTTGTTTAGATTGGAATGATGATATCAAACGTTATGGCAGAATCTATAATGAGGGAAGTATCGGTTTTAGACAAATGGCTGAAGTTAAAGCAAGATATAGGAATCTGAAAGTATATAGAATAAGTTTAAACAATTAAATTTGGATAGATTAATGAATACAAAAATTATCATTGAAAATGGGATACTCAGATATCTATATATTTTTATAATACTATTCTGTCATAATTTTATAAATGCCGATGAAATTTTTTTTCAAAGACTTGCTGATTCTTCATTTGTTCTGACAAAACAAAAAGTTGTTTATGACCCTGCATATAGAGTGATAAAATATCCAAATGGTGACGTTCCTGCTGACAAAGGTGTTTGTACGGATGTGATAATAAGAGTTTATCGAAAATTAGGAATTGATTTACAGAAAGAAGTTCACGAGGATATGAAATCTAACTTTAATCAATATCCAAAGAATTGGGGGTTGTCTCATACTGATAAAAATATTGATCATAGACGTGTTCAAAACTTAATGACATTTTTTACGAGACATGGAGAAACTAAAAAAATTACAAATAATCCAAGTGACTATCTACCTGGGGATATAATCTGTTGGAACTTAGGAGGTGGACAATTACATATAGGAATAGTGAGTAGAATTAAATCATCTTTTGAAAATAGATATTTAATAGTGCACAATATTGGAGGAGGGCAAGTTTTAGAAGATTGCTTATTTTCTTTCGAAATAATAGGGCATTACACTTATGAACGTTAAATGAACTGACAAAGACATAGATTATAAAAGATTTAGGCAGATTGAACCGGCTTCACCCAGCACACGGTGCTCAAGCTCAGCCGGTATAAGTAGGCTCTTGAGATTGTGGTTTTTAAAGAGAAGAAAAGAAGAGGAATTGTAGAATCTTCTTCTTCCTAAACAAAAATCTCAACATAAAAACACCATCACCAGCGGAATTCTAACCGCGAGGTTAGTGGAGCTGGTTCAATCTGGAGTACTCTCTAGATTGAATGTGATGCAAGCGAGATCATCGTATTATCAGGTATTGGTTTTGGTTCAGCTTTTCTAAAAAGCTGAAAATTTTGTTACTTTTGTTTCCAAAAGTAATCTTGAGAAAAAAAATATATATTACGATAAATTAGAAAGATAAATTTTTATCGTTTATTAAACGATCTTAAAGCTCCCTTCTTTGTTACATCGCAATAGAGAAGGGATTACCTTTTTTGCCAAAAAAGGTAAATAAAAAAAGCCAATCTTTTTATAAAGATTGATCAAAATCGACATCCATTAAAGAGAAGACCCTCGTTACTTTAGCATTCAATCTGATTGAGTACAATCATCTTGAACCGGCTTCACCCAGCACACGGTGATCAAGCTCAGCCGGTATAAGTAAGCTCTTGAGATTCTGGTTTTTAAAGAGAAGAAAAGAAGAGGAATTGTAGAATTCTCCTTTCCTTCCAAAACAATACTCTAAACACAATAACGCACCATCACCAGCAGAATTCTAACCGCTAGGTTGTGGAGTTCGTTTCTTAAATTATACAGTAAAGTAATCAATATTATAAATTAGGAAATGTGAATAAAATTATAAAAAAAATCCCAGAAAACTCTGGGATTTTATAACCTGTGGAAGAAAATTTATTCTTCTTCAGCTTCAACAACCACTTTAATAAGAATTTCAATTTCAGCATGAAGTTTGTAAGGAACTTCAAATTCACCAATAGTTTTAATGTGATCATCAAGTTTAATTTTCTTTCTATCAAGATCTATACCAAGTTTAGCAACTTCATCAGCAATGTTTTGAGCTGTAACTGATCCAAAAAGTTTTCCTTCTTCTCCAGTTTTTACTTTAAACTTGAATACTTTTCCTTCAAGAGCAGTCTTTACAGAAATAGCACCTTTTTTAATCTTCTCAAGAAGCTTTTTAGCACTTTTTTCTTCTTCTTTGAACATATTTATAAATGAATCAGTAGCTGGGAAAGCTATACCTTTTGGTAATAGATAGTTTCTTGCATAACCATCTTTAACATTGATGATCTCTCCGGCTTTTCCTTTACCCTGAAGATCTTCTCTTAAAATAATCTGCATATATTAACTCCGATAACTGTTTTTTTATCTTGCTGTTGAATCCACGAAAGGAAGCAATGCCAACAATCTAGCTCTTTTAATTGCTGTAGAAAGAAGTCTTTGGTGTTTTGCACAAACGCCAGAAGTTCTTTTAGGAATAATTTTACCTTGCTCTGTTGTGAATTTTGCAAGCTTTTTGTCATCTTTGTAATCGATGTAAACTGTACCTTCTTCACAGAATCTACAGATTCTTTTTTTCTTTTCGTTCTTTTTTCTTTTGTCGTTGTTTTTTCTATATTCCATGATTCATCCCCTACGCTTTAGTTTCTTGAGATTCAGTAGTAGTAGTTTTTGAGTCTTTAGCTCTCTGAATATCAGCCTTTTTGTCAGTAAGGATAGTTAAATATCTCATTACGTTAACGTTTAGGTTGAAATCTCTTTCAAGCTTAGCAGGAAGATCAAAATTAGCCATGTACCTGTAGTGTACATAATAACCTGTAGGTTTTTTCTGAATCATGTAAGCAAGTCTTTTTTTGCCCCATTTTTCAGTTTCAATTATTTCCCCACCCTCGAGGATCATCTCTTCGTACTTTTTAACCGTTGCATCAATCTTTGCCTGATCGATAGTCGGGTCAATAATTACGGTTGTTTCATACTTTTTCATTAATACTCCTTCTTTTGGTCTTTTACGGTGTATTCAACCTTTTGAACACACAAGATTTACCGAGGCGGCAATATAATTCAAGATCATGAAATAGTCAATTAAAAAGGCTTTAAATTATTATTGTTTTATTTGTTAAATTCTGAAAGTATCTATTCGATTAAATATGAAGCTCTAATATATGGATAGAAAAGAATATCTCCCATATTGCCCTTTAATGGTCTAAAACCTCCAAAATTCCATGATAGTTTCTCATATTGTAATTTAAAACCTATCATTAAAGCGTTTATCATCCAATCTTCATCTGAGGGTGAAAAGTAAAATTCTCCCAAAATTGAACTATTATCTCCAGTTTTAGCAAATAAACCTACAGTTGTAAGGTAGGAAAACTCATCCATTTCTTCTCCACCAACAGCAAAAGCACCTAAATTAAAGCCTCCTGGTTCTCCTTTAACAGTCAAAATCCCACCACCTGAGATGATAGTATTGTTAGGAGTAAAAGTCAGTGTAAGGGCAAGTTTTGTTTTTTCATTATCAAAAATTTTGTGTTTTGCCGAAACTGTAAATGTTCTGGCTATCAATTCGGTTGTAATTGGAAAGAGAGTATGAACGGACACATTTGTAGTATTCGTGGGTGCAAAAGTGTATTCCATAAATATTAGCTCAGTTGATGAAAAAGAAGCCATGCCTTTAGGAATCGTTTCTGCTGTTGATTGCAAAAGTAAATCATTGT from Candidatus Delongbacteria bacterium includes:
- a CDS encoding HNH endonuclease translates to MGFPKEVKDQIFVDTARHCCVCHRYKGVKVEVHHIKQEALGGENTYENAISLCFDCHCDAGHYNPKHPRGTKFSPSELKKAKQNWIDLVKTNNIKEPSDPDAFLCQYFVCENYESLVEIDNGDLSKFPVENPLIVKNEILKSLGKIIRNHPESYRHANAWGEHYNGRDEYLEKHPDALVKSETDDKYSYFEVVRTPTRDELKKIAAKDGVLKLMLEQEVPIENVSCIVGCYEDACGGVELQEEYIFRRVWCAFLAITNISDQPLALDAVEASINIDSGFSAFQLQNNSVQHIDLPKVPIKPGATAILPIAVVLPPLYSLAREEWSSTSSGGWTEQVQVVTHGGVTSENLSDTYTYGDSILPVGLRYKKDGNIYTQEMHQFDLTNMYCIDRHWQCGSCPHLFFVSDEKMYQRELLAHCENFIGEDSFSIPCGVDSVIIAEIEDEITEIHEIYIDKQLYLSNLTLHKNEYIEIPVTNNNEVMIVGQYIPDGPSNKTIPQGIKRNELVAQFMHSLSKWPNKSVHGIPSLVRLHQ
- a CDS encoding S41 family peptidase, with protein sequence MKFIYAVLLMIIAVLPLTKFKAYGVEMEKCKQLVDSLSDRLNKTYVFPDKALEMEKILKKNLKKYNKIESDHELAQELTKDMRSVYNDGHLEIFVMPPRPEGSMVRSNEDMEKEMSMLAKSKNYQFQKVEILDGNLGYLRLNGFEDVTYAGETAVSAMNFLANTDGLIIDLRENGGGSPSMIQLISSYFFDDVVHLNSFYIRETGETEQYWTQKHVQGKKYLDKPIYILTSHYTYSAAEEFSYNLKNLKRATIVGEITGGGAHPVNMYPMPELGFMLKIPFGRAVNPITNDNWEQVGVKPDIESTKESALDVAISTLYQSMIDNPTEGVNKEALQWALDGLNFKNNPYKIENNDDISEFCGVFGPRKIQLEDGKLIYSRGNNPAVAMIPFKKDWFIIEGVAFFRMEFRRNSDGKIDAIIGHYDNGRMDLTEKK
- a CDS encoding bifunctional helix-turn-helix transcriptional regulator/GNAT family N-acetyltransferase — translated: MDWIKNLQNLGFGSRLKRLSDQIMNSANEVYKELGIDFESRWFVTFNLLYKSEKPLSISELAKALGFSHPAVIKITNILIKKELIVSMKDNSDERKHLLQLSDRGKKLANELDPLWTQFKISTNELLDEIEIDMNMVFAKFEEALSRKSLSMRIVDNYKNYLLSNITIRRYSPEYNQYFKSLNIQWLEKYFKVEETDLVLLDNPKMIIDNSGMILFAEYENMIVGTAAIVKITSDKAEICKMAVFEDYQGKQIGKKLLTEIINYCKAANFQEIVLTTDEKLYKAISLYRSFGFKICEKSEANLKGYEREKSCIAMKITLRNNDEN
- a CDS encoding amidohydrolase family protein, encoding MMKIKLAIILHFLIFTFASPKSVNNYPESAILLVNGYIFDVHNGKYITGHDLVIIDDKIVEIVSHDKISRQNFSSIIDLEGKYIIPGLIDSHVHLTSMPNENCLEIALLKGVTTVRDMGGDGKYLLDLQNAILTEEIVGPDIYFSAVMGGERFISKDSRVKVSTPPEYELGEAPWARLVTHNSIIAEIIDDAIKCGATGIKIYQDLDKEIIKKLSECAKEKGIKVWGHGFVYPANFYDTITSGVEVVSHANSIVLKDSWTPESRNSIDIDTTLIKTQKIVEYFEIMKTRSIYYDPTLKIMEYLFKTYKNQEDIHQTSNYIYKALNMAYNYGVKFVAGTDYPLPSKKSELFPLHEEIIFLVEKAGFKPSDAIISATLHGAEILGISDSIGSIENCKTANLVILKDDPLTDIRNISSIDFVIKNGIIYK
- a CDS encoding DUF1961 family protein produces the protein MKQKTICIVLLIMVYSLLARNVEQGFIEFKLKIAEDIKNGYDQIFSIDTLFTVDGIGQFELIKDYSAIIGRFKWKSDCEHKGFMFYMTDMEKNKEFLFQFTWDSKLGLSDMYVNGVLLRKENDKFYRPWSPINIDENPVVHSLDSSVSNLVYQPKFYTFREIAKRVPEKLKEKNTECFIKKSDLIDLNIYKRDLIYSNNLSSESDVENWLIEGPAKISFKGNSMIVESESPNPPDAFSGNFNFWCPETFPDSIMIEWEFMPINDFGVCHFFFSALGENGEKITDLSLAERDGHYEQYHSGDLNNYFIIYFSNWNILRTTNFAISSLHKSTPYSFVSHGTKGVDPQKKKFNTIQVYKIKERIMLKIDGEICLDWNDDIKRYGRIYNEGSIGFRQMAEVKARYRNLKVYRISLNN
- a CDS encoding DUF1287 domain-containing protein; protein product: MNTKIIIENGILRYLYIFIILFCHNFINADEIFFQRLADSSFVLTKQKVVYDPAYRVIKYPNGDVPADKGVCTDVIIRVYRKLGIDLQKEVHEDMKSNFNQYPKNWGLSHTDKNIDHRRVQNLMTFFTRHGETKKITNNPSDYLPGDIICWNLGGGQLHIGIVSRIKSSFENRYLIVHNIGGGQVLEDCLFSFEIIGHYTYER
- a CDS encoding 50S ribosomal protein L9; protein product: MQIILREDLQGKGKAGEIINVKDGYARNYLLPKGIAFPATDSFINMFKEEEKSAKKLLEKIKKGAISVKTALEGKVFKFKVKTGEEGKLFGSVTAQNIADEVAKLGIDLDRKKIKLDDHIKTIGEFEVPYKLHAEIEILIKVVVEAEEE
- a CDS encoding 30S ribosomal protein S18; the encoded protein is MEYRKNNDKRKKNEKKKRICRFCEEGTVYIDYKDDKKLAKFTTEQGKIIPKRTSGVCAKHQRLLSTAIKRARLLALLPFVDSTAR
- the rpsF gene encoding 30S ribosomal protein S6 — its product is MKKYETTVIIDPTIDQAKIDATVKKYEEMILEGGEIIETEKWGKKRLAYMIQKKPTGYYVHYRYMANFDLPAKLERDFNLNVNVMRYLTILTDKKADIQRAKDSKTTTTESQETKA